The following DNA comes from Gemmatimonadaceae bacterium.
TTCGGCCGACCATAAGCCCAAACGCGTGTCGGCATAACGCGGGCGCGGACCGGCACACTGGCGCTCGAGCAGATTGCGCTGGCGTCGCGGCATATCGAAGTTGACGCGCCGATTGTGGGGATTGTCATCACCAGTATGAGATTGCGCAGAGTCACCAAGCAGAATTGCGCACTTGGGAGCTTTCCTGCGAGGCCCTCCGTCGGCCTCGTGCCGACGCGACCTTGGTCTCTTCCCCTGGGGGAGGAGACTGGTGTAAAGCAGGGATACCCTCGTGTTGCTACAGCACCTATCGGAGCAGGGGCTCGGGAAGCGAGCCATCGCCAAGCAGTTAGGGATTAGCCCGCGGACGGTCCATCACTGGATCGCGACCGGGCAGTTGACGCGGGTGATTGAGATGCCGGTGCCCCGGACGTCGGCGCCGCGTCCGCAGCGACTCGACCCCTTCAAGCCGCCGATCCTCGAGCGACTCGAGACGTACCCAGCGCTGACCGCGGAGCGGCTGTTCGCGGAGTGTCCCCGGCACGCTCACGCCAGATGAACTGCGGGCCGCGGTGCGGGACCTCCAGCGGGCGGTAGCGCACGAGCACAGCGACCGCGTGGAGAACGGAACCATCAGCACCCTGGCTGAGGTGCGCATTGTCGAGCGCACGTTCGACGACCTCGACACGGCGCGGGACTACGCGTTGCGGCACGCCGAGAACACGTCGGATGCCATCGCCGTCAAAGCACGGCGCATCAAGACGACGCGGCCCCTCGCGCATCGCGGCCCTTTCGCCCTGGCTTCCGGCTCCCTGTGGACCTGCGACGGCACCTCGGTTCGGCCGGTGGTAGTGCTGTGTGACGAGGTGCAGGGCCGCCGCGAAGCCACGAAGCTGCTCCGCGTCGTGCAGGCCTACGTGGACGCCGACGCGCCGCTGCGTGAGGCGGAGCGCGCCGCGCACGGCCTCGCCGGAGGGTTCACGCGTGGTGAGCCCCTCACGTCAGCGTGGGTGCAGCAGGCGCGGCGCGCGCAGGTCGCACTGGCGAAGGCCCGACGCGCCCGCGACGAGGCGACCGCGCGGTACGCGGCCTATCACGATGCCTTGGCCGACAAGCTCTTCCCGATCACCGCCGTCGAGGAAAGCGTGGTCTGGGTGGTCGGCGGGTGGGCCGCGTGGTGAGCGCCCCGGAGCCTGCTCAAGATGCTATGCTCCTCACAGGGCCTCCACATGCCACTCGTGACGGAGCACGTATGAGCCGGAGTCGAAAGGATGGACGGAAGCGTGGTGGCCATCGCGACACGCAGCACCGCGAGGTCTGGAGTCGGCGGTGCCGGCGTGTGTCCATGTGGCCGATTGATGACCCGGATGTGACGGTGCTGACCCATCGTCACGAGCGTCGCCTGGCGAAGGCCGACGTGCGACGCGCGGTGCGCGAGCTGACCGACGCATGAGCGCCGCCTGGTCTGGACGCTCGGCGGTGGTGTCTCCAGCCCTATCTCGGCACACGGCGTCGACATACTGCGTTACCCGTTACGGGCCGGCACCTCGAGCCGCATCAGCATAATCGACAAGTCCGGCGGCGCGAAGCCGCGACGCAAGCAGCACGCGTGGAATGAGCACCATGAGGATGGCCCCCGCTGACCACTCGAGCGAGTGTGTTCCTCGAGTCGTCATTACGAGCCACTGCCGAGCCTCGTCAACGACCGTGGTGCCCGTGACCGCCACCAGGAAGAGCACGCCACATACGACGTTGAGCATGGCGGTGACTACGATTGCGCAGAACAGGGACACCGCATGCCAAGCGCGTGAGGTGGCAAATATGCGCTGTCGACGGACGAGCGCCATCCATCCGAGGACCGCGAGGGCCAGCGGTGGCGCCCAGAGCGGCAGCACTGATACCCATCCAGCGACACGTGCCACCGTCTGTTCACGATCCCACATCACGCCTGAGAATGTGAGCGAGTCGTAGATCGCCGACACGATCAGCGGGACCGGGAGGCTCATCGCCACCCAGAGCACGAACGTTCGGCGGTCGCGAGTCTGCAGAGTGATCATATCGCGTGCGCTCTCATCAGGACGGCGCTTCAGGCAACCGTGACCGAAGGCGCCTGTGGCTGGTACGGCGAAGCGAGTCGTACGAACCATCCGGCTTTGGCACCAGACTCAGTCGTATGGAGGGTATCCCCCATTGAACGCACGAATTACCACTGCCTAGCGGCAGCTTGCTGTACGGCCACTCCGCGTAGTTGCCGTTCGCGTCCGGACTTGAATGATTTCCATACGTAGGAGGGATTCGAGTCTGGTTGACATGGTGTGCGACTTCGTGAAGGTATCGGGCAAGCAGAGTGCTCGCTCCATCAA
Coding sequences within:
- a CDS encoding helix-turn-helix domain-containing protein: MLLQHLSEQGLGKRAIAKQLGISPRTVHHWIATGQLTRVIEMPVPRTSAPRPQRLDPFKPPILERLETYPALTAERLFAECPRHAHAR